Proteins encoded together in one Nitrospirota bacterium window:
- the mltG gene encoding endolytic transglycosylase MltG: MRQRLFSRKETNFAIRSVLLFIGLVIFLNLFMPLSFDREWKEVRVPEGVTYTQGIHILKTEGIIKDTFVFLILGRITMTDKKLRAGYYNLNASMSPWEIFNYLRKGRIIQYAITIPEGSTLDDIKSKLTAAKLIDEEAWKLVKDKSFISSLEIKAPNLEGYLYPETYNLAKGMDPKNILRIIVEKLRENFSDSLKQRAEKIGMSENEVLTLASIIEKEARVDTERDMISAVYHNRLKKNMRLQADPTSIYGVKKMGEEITKRDLKRRTPYNTYVIKGLPPGPIASPGIKSIKAALYPADVRYLYFVSKNDGTHHFSVTDEEHLEAVMLYQRGGDKENNLQSKVHNEKKKAN; the protein is encoded by the coding sequence ATGAGACAACGTCTTTTTAGCCGTAAAGAAACAAACTTTGCAATCCGCAGCGTCTTATTATTTATCGGACTTGTCATCTTTTTAAATCTCTTTATGCCGCTGTCTTTTGACAGGGAGTGGAAGGAAGTCAGGGTGCCTGAGGGCGTCACCTATACGCAGGGCATTCATATATTAAAAACCGAGGGCATTATAAAAGATACCTTTGTCTTTCTGATTTTGGGCAGGATAACAATGACCGATAAAAAGCTCAGGGCAGGCTATTATAACCTTAACGCATCCATGAGCCCGTGGGAGATATTCAATTATCTGAGAAAGGGGCGGATTATACAGTATGCAATCACCATACCGGAGGGCTCTACGCTGGACGACATTAAATCAAAGCTTACAGCTGCAAAACTGATAGATGAAGAGGCATGGAAGCTTGTAAAGGACAAATCCTTTATCAGTTCCCTTGAGATTAAGGCGCCGAACCTTGAGGGTTATCTGTATCCAGAGACCTATAATCTTGCAAAGGGGATGGACCCGAAAAATATCCTAAGGATAATTGTGGAGAAATTGCGTGAGAATTTTAGTGATTCATTAAAGCAAAGGGCGGAAAAAATCGGCATGAGCGAGAATGAAGTCCTGACGCTTGCCTCAATCATTGAAAAAGAGGCTCGGGTGGATACGGAACGTGATATGATTTCTGCTGTTTATCACAACCGCCTGAAGAAAAACATGCGGCTTCAGGCTGACCCGACTTCAATTTACGGAGTGAAAAAGATGGGAGAGGAGATTACAAAACGCGATCTGAAAAGGCGCACTCCTTATAATACATATGTCATCAAAGGGCTTCCGCCCGGACCTATTGCATCACCGGGGATAAAGTCAATCAAGGCGGCGCTCTATCCTGCAGATGTCAGATACCTGTATTTTGTTTCCAAAAACGACGGGACCCATCATTTTTCCGTCACAGACGAAGAGCATCTGGAGGCGGTTATGCTTTACCAGAGGGGCGGAGACAAAGAAAATAATTTGCAATCGAAGGTCCATAATGAAAAAAAGAAAGCCAACTAA
- a CDS encoding GYD domain-containing protein, with product MAIYIALSNLTDEGRKTIKQRPNRIKEVNKEIEAMGIKVLGQYALLGAYDFITILDAPSNEAVMKMSVELGSRGSVHLITLPAISVDDFIKTLK from the coding sequence ATGGCTATTTATATTGCATTAAGCAATCTTACGGATGAAGGGCGCAAGACCATAAAGCAGCGCCCTAACAGGATTAAGGAAGTAAACAAAGAGATAGAGGCAATGGGGATAAAGGTGCTGGGGCAATACGCCTTACTCGGCGCTTATGATTTTATCACCATCCTTGACGCCCCAAGCAATGAGGCTGTCATGAAGATGTCGGTGGAATTAGGCTCAAGGGGGAGCGTCCATCTTATCACTCTGCCGGCAATCTCTGTTGATGATTTCATTAAGACACTTAAATGA